A single Paenibacillus kribbensis DNA region contains:
- a CDS encoding tubulin-like doman-containing protein yields the protein MKPVVREHIQQLDVSLGGGIVSDKIRVDTIDNPILIIGLGGTGIDALLRLKYQINRRFKLPADPISKKKSEKPDNVEFLAFETNEQDRNKKYKGIGLDPINEFVLLSNAEIGGLLQNRSILEPYITDWLSPELSITDGMNGAAGVRQAGRLLLFTKINQVVQSIDKKIKTLSEGTNKKLMVFLLSGLSGGTGSGTFLDISYIVRGIIERDYGSAGVDRVNTLGYLFTPDINLANKSLSEHTREYIKKNGYAALKELDYWMNVDSRGERFKQQYGNILTVNSPLPPFNLCHLISATNTEGKLLENAYDYCMNVTAENITNFMASEEKQSGEEFAIHDYISNIRTNIAQMNKTYPANYDYNIIGASSAVLPMEEMTTYLAYRMFGKMSKMFEQAPNQEDVEKFARKLGVDLDSMIKNFESRVPEPLPGFENSERLSYSNVVKMQVVNMDTELEQTFLTRAREEYIKAKKQLPGEITGQFTDQIRRMFLHPEQGPFYVSRMIYTEKGFSLLKMLLSYIEVLRESLHRIPTDIEWAREQANEKLGDAKSAFVSKDKKKNAYIEAKINEYWLRADVERTEQLIEFYEDLYDLLNKENNRIYNVFTEILNALSAIFEKNGDLLINGEEQSDHKGNKTYYWNLVSVPDISEVVTKLLDKRNGDDLIRDFAQELLENSDQWVKDQDMDIISSISNFLTEKFGDLITRSMEDFLVMKYGQDEAIEKFVERYIASKLDEEAVPVFHLSNSSGNLYFPSWGFVSVPVQSPNILKGVRNYQNNAIGKSHFTIKESEVRNRIFWLNTRNGVPLFVYTPLKVYEESYEKTILDREGIGRHLVQTGQNNWTNLPSPIPEKSWGETYVNPRVQAYNARIRNDFDHAKSLGVIREKDVDQNTSSRFTVLRSRALDLNALLAGYDMRLQESKPNLGEVKRAWSELKRLLAEGLDQTGSKDIFGSINEDMAKENLIRSPELTQVVREELAKYTEIEAKAAELEALLGKYQDEEKWLDQFIQVLYTDTISKKGALYVYDRDEEEEAWEPFANVMKSRNYVEFEVFTNFRGLEEKKLAALMRKADRRDAVLTSSEDITPLLTKLDGLAATFTEARNQLEYEKVELANGAELYAFYAQMAGKLNDIRRKLK from the coding sequence ATGAAACCCGTAGTTAGAGAGCATATTCAACAATTAGACGTATCACTCGGTGGGGGAATCGTAAGCGACAAGATCAGAGTAGATACCATTGATAATCCTATATTAATTATCGGACTTGGAGGTACGGGGATCGATGCCCTCCTTCGCTTGAAATATCAAATTAACCGCAGATTCAAGCTGCCGGCAGATCCAATTTCCAAGAAAAAGAGCGAAAAGCCGGACAATGTGGAATTTCTCGCTTTTGAAACGAATGAGCAGGATCGCAACAAAAAATACAAGGGCATTGGGCTGGACCCGATCAATGAGTTTGTACTGCTGTCCAATGCTGAAATCGGCGGATTGCTGCAAAATCGCAGCATTCTGGAGCCGTACATTACTGACTGGCTGTCTCCCGAACTGAGCATTACGGATGGAATGAACGGAGCCGCAGGGGTACGTCAGGCTGGACGCCTGCTGCTGTTCACCAAAATCAATCAGGTCGTACAAAGCATTGACAAAAAAATCAAAACCCTGTCGGAAGGCACCAACAAGAAGCTGATGGTGTTCCTGCTGTCCGGTTTGTCCGGCGGTACAGGAAGCGGCACCTTCCTCGATATCTCCTATATCGTCCGGGGAATTATTGAACGTGACTACGGCTCCGCAGGTGTAGACCGTGTGAATACATTAGGTTATCTGTTTACACCGGATATTAACCTGGCCAACAAGAGCCTGAGCGAGCATACACGTGAATATATAAAAAAGAACGGCTATGCCGCACTAAAAGAGCTGGACTACTGGATGAATGTGGATAGTCGCGGTGAACGCTTTAAGCAGCAGTACGGTAACATTTTGACCGTAAACTCGCCGTTGCCGCCGTTTAATCTGTGTCACCTTATTTCGGCCACGAATACGGAAGGCAAGCTGCTGGAAAATGCTTATGATTATTGCATGAATGTCACCGCCGAGAACATCACCAACTTTATGGCGAGTGAGGAAAAACAGTCGGGCGAAGAGTTCGCCATCCATGACTATATCAGCAACATTCGTACGAACATTGCACAAATGAATAAGACCTACCCGGCAAACTACGATTACAATATTATCGGGGCTTCCTCGGCAGTGCTGCCGATGGAGGAAATGACCACGTATCTGGCTTACCGGATGTTTGGTAAAATGTCCAAAATGTTCGAGCAGGCGCCGAATCAGGAGGACGTAGAGAAGTTTGCCCGCAAGCTCGGCGTGGATCTGGACAGCATGATCAAAAACTTTGAATCACGTGTACCAGAGCCACTGCCGGGATTTGAAAATAGTGAACGACTCAGCTATAGCAATGTTGTGAAAATGCAAGTTGTCAATATGGACACTGAGCTGGAGCAGACGTTCCTGACACGTGCCCGTGAAGAATATATCAAAGCAAAGAAACAGCTTCCAGGCGAGATTACGGGGCAGTTTACAGATCAGATCCGCCGGATGTTCCTGCATCCCGAGCAAGGACCGTTCTATGTATCCCGTATGATTTATACGGAAAAAGGATTCAGCTTGCTGAAAATGCTGCTTTCTTATATTGAGGTGTTGAGAGAATCCCTGCACCGTATTCCTACGGATATTGAATGGGCGCGGGAGCAGGCGAATGAGAAGCTGGGCGATGCCAAGAGCGCGTTTGTGTCCAAGGATAAAAAGAAAAATGCATATATTGAAGCAAAAATCAATGAATATTGGCTTCGGGCCGATGTGGAGCGTACAGAGCAGCTTATTGAATTTTATGAAGACCTGTATGACTTGCTAAATAAGGAAAACAACCGCATTTATAATGTATTTACTGAAATTTTGAACGCACTGAGTGCCATTTTCGAAAAGAATGGCGATTTGCTGATCAATGGCGAGGAACAGTCCGATCATAAAGGCAACAAAACGTACTATTGGAATCTGGTAAGCGTCCCGGATATTTCCGAAGTCGTGACCAAGCTGCTGGATAAGCGTAACGGTGATGATTTGATTCGTGATTTTGCCCAGGAATTGCTGGAAAATTCAGATCAATGGGTGAAAGATCAGGATATGGACATCATCAGCTCCATCTCCAATTTCTTGACCGAAAAGTTCGGTGATCTCATTACCCGTTCCATGGAGGATTTCCTGGTCATGAAATACGGGCAGGATGAAGCAATTGAAAAATTCGTGGAGCGCTACATTGCGAGCAAGCTGGATGAGGAGGCTGTACCTGTCTTCCATCTGAGCAACAGCTCTGGTAATTTGTACTTCCCGTCATGGGGATTTGTATCGGTACCTGTGCAGTCACCTAACATTTTGAAGGGTGTTCGCAATTATCAAAATAATGCGATTGGCAAATCGCACTTTACGATTAAAGAGAGTGAAGTCCGTAACCGTATTTTCTGGCTCAATACGCGCAATGGCGTCCCGCTGTTTGTATATACGCCACTCAAAGTGTATGAAGAAAGCTATGAAAAAACGATTCTTGACCGCGAAGGTATTGGCCGCCATTTGGTACAGACAGGTCAGAATAACTGGACCAATCTGCCTTCGCCAATTCCTGAAAAATCATGGGGCGAAACCTATGTCAATCCGCGTGTGCAGGCTTACAATGCCCGTATCCGAAATGACTTCGACCATGCGAAGTCACTTGGTGTTATCCGTGAGAAGGATGTCGATCAGAATACGAGCAGCCGCTTTACCGTGCTGCGTTCACGTGCGCTGGATCTGAATGCGCTGTTGGCAGGCTACGATATGCGTTTGCAGGAATCCAAGCCAAATCTGGGTGAGGTGAAGAGAGCATGGTCTGAGCTGAAACGTCTACTGGCTGAAGGATTGGATCAGACGGGAAGCAAAGACATCTTTGGCAGCATCAATGAAGACATGGCCAAGGAAAACCTGATCCGTTCACCGGAGCTTACGCAGGTGGTTCGTGAAGAACTGGCGAAATATACTGAAATCGAAGCAAAGGCTGCGGAATTGGAGGCTTTGCTGGGCAAATATCAGGATGAGGAAAAATGGCTGGATCAATTCATCCAGGTCCTCTATACCGACACGATTTCGAAGAAAGGCGCTTTGTACGTCTATGATCGTGACGAAGAGGAAGAGGCTTGGGAGCCGTTCGCCAACGTTATGAAGAGTCGTAATTATGTGGAGTTTGAAGTGTTTACAAACTTCCGTGGTCTGGAAGAGAAGAAACTTGCAGCCCTGATGCGTAAAGCGGATCGCCGTGATGCTGTGTTGACTTCGTCGGAGGATATTACACCATTGCTGACAAAGCTGGATGGACTCGCTGCGACCTTTACAGAAGCCCGTAATCAATTGGAGTATGAAAAGGTGGAGCTGGCTAATGGAGCTGAGCTTTATGCGTTTTATGCTCAAATGGCCGGTAAATTAAACGACATTCGCAGAAAGTTGAAGTAA
- a CDS encoding vWA domain-containing protein codes for MLSRDRKWFLVIGIICAMIMTSISAWQPQTANAASPSASKVDAVLVVDVSNSMNTSDPGKIGNEAMKMFIDMLSTQNDKVGIVAYTDVVQREKALLNITSEADKQELKAFIDGLNRGAYTDTSVGVKEAIRILQDGKTAGHAPMIVMLADGNNDFNKTTGRTESQSEQDMAKAVAEAKNSGVPIYTIGLNADGKLNKNKLADIAQQTSGKSFITSSADDLPNILSEIFASNLKLKVVPLQSITANGNYQDVTVTVPNDSVLEANISIMSSKPVDARLIDPSGNTKPIPSSDVLLSKSKSYSLIKLLKPVAGDWKLQVKGVRQDQIDINLVFNYDLELKLDAPPAQSYKKGDSVQIRSYLTSNNQQFQDQELYANMNAVLKVKDLDSGTTNEVSLTNAGDAFTGSYTIPDEHDYELSVRAEEKSFYRETQPITISAKAGAGSGTNTGTTQTAAPAEKSNLLPLILAGLGLLVLLIAAFFIWKAVKKANRGFVGQIVLEIRDENTGEKTYPQYKKLNTFRGKFNLHQLLQLAPEFSGTDKVVFTPANQDRIMVRSTPEITIEKSGRAVDTGSGLELKNGDRLTIPLASVDKTILLEFISVNS; via the coding sequence ATGTTGAGTAGAGACAGAAAATGGTTTTTGGTCATCGGAATCATATGTGCAATGATCATGACTTCGATTTCGGCATGGCAGCCACAGACGGCGAATGCCGCTTCACCCTCTGCCTCCAAGGTAGATGCGGTGCTGGTTGTCGATGTAAGTAATTCTATGAACACCAGTGATCCTGGGAAAATTGGCAATGAAGCCATGAAAATGTTTATTGATATGCTGTCGACGCAAAACGACAAGGTTGGGATCGTAGCATATACGGATGTTGTACAGCGCGAAAAAGCCTTGCTTAATATCACGTCTGAAGCGGATAAGCAGGAATTGAAGGCATTTATTGACGGGCTGAACCGGGGGGCGTATACTGACACCTCCGTAGGCGTCAAGGAAGCGATCCGCATTTTGCAGGATGGCAAAACAGCCGGACATGCGCCTATGATCGTTATGCTGGCTGATGGCAACAACGATTTTAATAAAACGACAGGCAGAACCGAAAGCCAGTCCGAACAGGATATGGCGAAGGCTGTAGCCGAAGCTAAAAATAGCGGTGTTCCGATCTATACCATCGGTCTCAATGCAGACGGAAAGCTGAATAAAAACAAACTCGCCGACATTGCGCAGCAAACGAGCGGCAAGTCCTTTATTACAAGCTCGGCGGATGATCTGCCGAACATTTTGAGTGAAATTTTCGCCAGCAATTTGAAATTGAAGGTTGTGCCCTTGCAGTCCATTACGGCGAACGGCAACTATCAGGATGTTACGGTAACCGTACCGAACGATAGCGTGCTGGAGGCCAACATTTCGATTATGTCCTCGAAACCGGTGGATGCAAGACTGATAGATCCGTCGGGCAACACCAAGCCGATTCCTTCAAGCGATGTACTGTTGTCCAAGTCGAAAAGCTACTCGCTGATCAAACTGCTCAAGCCTGTAGCTGGCGACTGGAAGCTCCAGGTCAAGGGAGTCCGGCAGGATCAGATCGATATTAATCTGGTATTTAACTATGATTTGGAATTGAAGCTGGACGCACCGCCTGCCCAATCGTACAAAAAAGGTGACTCGGTTCAAATTCGTTCCTATCTGACGAGTAATAACCAGCAGTTTCAGGATCAGGAATTATATGCGAATATGAATGCTGTTCTGAAGGTCAAGGACCTGGATTCCGGGACAACGAATGAGGTGTCGCTAACCAATGCAGGCGATGCTTTTACCGGCTCTTACACGATTCCGGATGAGCATGACTATGAACTAAGTGTCAGAGCAGAAGAGAAGAGCTTTTACCGTGAAACCCAGCCGATAACCATCAGTGCTAAAGCAGGAGCGGGCAGTGGCACGAATACAGGTACAACTCAAACGGCAGCACCTGCCGAAAAGTCCAACCTGCTGCCACTCATTCTTGCAGGACTGGGATTGCTTGTTCTGCTGATTGCCGCATTTTTCATCTGGAAGGCTGTCAAAAAAGCCAATCGTGGTTTTGTCGGCCAAATTGTACTGGAAATCCGGGATGAAAATACCGGTGAAAAAACGTATCCGCAATACAAGAAGCTGAACACCTTCCGGGGCAAATTCAATCTGCACCAGTTGCTGCAACTGGCACCGGAATTTTCCGGAACCGACAAGGTGGTGTTCACGCCAGCCAATCAGGATCGAATCATGGTGCGCAGCACCCCGGAGATTACGATTGAAAAATCCGGACGCGCTGTAGACACAGGCAGCGGTCTTGAACTGAAAAACGGTGATCGTCTGACGATCCCGCTGGCTAGTGTGGACAAAACCATTTTGCTGGAATTCATTTCAGTGAACAGCTAA
- a CDS encoding PHB depolymerase family esterase — protein MRFTHLEKATTVLSDHPVRLTSAYAIGPVELPENCGVGREWSNYFTHEDWNLERACEEGLELSAGGRAACRLLTELDPRNAELNLGVFPPLAEQERLLLVSNLRCMTAQEVVIRPFEGTGQIWIDGMLLYAESGPFRLHLEEGDHTVIIIAAFIPDEARSIRISGNQICDHPDVAELQREFVERNIRFHMAWLEVEKSAEREGEKSPISFYLLRKDRVDLPADQTVWIEVTNDAGTKLDRFQATWEQEQRYAWDEEMTGNTGMLHFTVAYHDHEAGEHHFVYSVLVRPLSAVVQGLQEEYDHYKQAHVRDALNLNAARKIQIEGLLEELKRLTALPEDPFEIWDYRVVREYIKLLKQIFTYGCAEQSQHSFSLQEQDIFVSPDGIGEGFFVSRLDNSLQRYTIQLPRSFSPERQYPLIVLMPGKRYELGLPDFQQRDFGRGWEEEAIFVTFSCRGVTLGSYIGEAAFLEALDVILQSYPVDEDRIYLTGYSNGAYAAWAMAQAYPSRFAAIAVIAGAPHPKQLMNLSNLPILNIVGEQDYLFDQAYTAPATELASSHFKGVVEHCSNHWDTHELRLLDGVMGWLMQWKRDVAPQRIAYRTERGRHNRAYWLELAKMDEHEEYAELHGEMSTTGELDITAVHADEFIIHLSHEVMALELVQVRIGARIFVLDLLEYSRFRFVRMESQKRPSPEYRLIAERGRGSDVSSAIETETEQGTSGIKSAGRNARSHGMGVLDVYMDRLHIVLPSSYATPEEEQAMKRTANALASPRTATWNPYIGVHYPVVSAHDISEEELADSNVICIASGLTRHELLQRYQEDLQFVCTEEGYTLGGDFIAGEYCLSYIQPSPWSAHRQMLVVATNSPRMLGKNLFMRKLIMPGYFNGLHPYLNKEIIVYDSKGVRAFNFISNQHDTYIL, from the coding sequence ATGAGGTTCACGCATCTGGAAAAAGCAACAACTGTGCTGTCGGATCATCCGGTTCGTTTGACGTCTGCTTATGCAATCGGTCCGGTCGAGCTGCCGGAAAATTGCGGTGTGGGCAGGGAATGGTCGAATTATTTCACCCATGAAGACTGGAATTTGGAAAGGGCATGTGAAGAGGGACTGGAGCTTTCAGCCGGGGGAAGGGCAGCCTGCCGATTATTAACCGAACTGGACCCCCGGAACGCGGAACTGAATTTAGGGGTTTTCCCACCTTTGGCCGAGCAAGAAAGGCTTTTGCTGGTTTCCAACCTTCGTTGTATGACAGCACAGGAAGTCGTTATCAGACCGTTTGAAGGGACAGGACAAATTTGGATAGACGGCATGCTGTTATATGCGGAATCCGGTCCTTTTCGCTTGCATCTGGAGGAAGGCGATCACACAGTGATCATCATCGCAGCGTTTATTCCCGATGAAGCCCGTTCTATTCGTATTAGCGGAAATCAGATATGCGATCATCCAGATGTGGCAGAGCTGCAGCGTGAATTTGTAGAGCGCAATATACGTTTTCATATGGCTTGGCTAGAGGTTGAGAAAAGTGCGGAGAGGGAGGGGGAAAAAAGTCCGATCTCGTTTTATTTGCTGCGTAAGGATCGCGTAGATCTGCCTGCAGATCAAACGGTATGGATCGAGGTAACGAATGATGCAGGAACGAAGCTGGATCGGTTTCAAGCGACCTGGGAGCAGGAGCAAAGGTATGCCTGGGATGAGGAAATGACCGGGAACACAGGGATGCTGCATTTTACGGTTGCATATCACGATCATGAGGCAGGAGAGCACCATTTTGTGTACTCGGTACTTGTACGTCCTTTGTCTGCCGTTGTGCAGGGTTTGCAGGAAGAGTATGACCACTACAAGCAGGCTCACGTCAGGGATGCTCTCAATCTCAATGCTGCACGAAAAATACAGATAGAAGGTCTGCTGGAGGAACTAAAAAGGTTAACGGCTTTGCCGGAAGATCCTTTTGAAATCTGGGACTATCGGGTTGTGCGTGAATATATCAAGCTATTAAAACAAATTTTCACATATGGATGTGCCGAACAGTCTCAGCATTCATTCTCACTTCAGGAGCAAGACATCTTTGTATCTCCTGACGGGATTGGCGAAGGCTTTTTTGTCTCCCGCTTGGATAACAGCTTACAGCGCTATACCATACAGCTTCCAAGAAGCTTCTCGCCAGAACGACAGTACCCCTTGATTGTCCTGATGCCGGGCAAGCGGTATGAGCTGGGTCTGCCTGATTTCCAGCAACGTGATTTTGGGCGGGGCTGGGAGGAAGAGGCGATATTTGTTACTTTTTCGTGTCGTGGCGTAACGTTGGGCAGTTATATTGGCGAAGCCGCTTTCCTGGAGGCGTTGGATGTCATTCTGCAATCGTACCCGGTGGACGAAGACCGAATTTATCTGACAGGTTATTCTAACGGCGCTTATGCGGCCTGGGCGATGGCACAGGCGTATCCTTCGCGTTTTGCAGCTATTGCTGTAATCGCAGGTGCGCCGCATCCAAAGCAGCTAATGAATCTGTCAAATTTGCCTATATTGAACATCGTTGGCGAGCAGGATTATCTGTTTGACCAGGCGTATACGGCTCCTGCAACTGAGCTTGCATCCAGCCATTTCAAAGGTGTAGTGGAGCATTGCTCTAATCACTGGGACACACATGAGCTGAGGCTTCTGGACGGTGTGATGGGCTGGCTTATGCAATGGAAAAGAGATGTCGCACCTCAGCGTATAGCCTACCGGACAGAACGGGGCAGACATAATCGTGCCTATTGGCTGGAACTGGCGAAAATGGATGAACACGAGGAATATGCTGAGCTGCACGGTGAAATGAGCACAACAGGCGAATTGGACATTACGGCCGTTCATGCTGACGAATTTATCATTCATCTTTCTCATGAAGTCATGGCTTTGGAACTGGTCCAGGTACGTATCGGAGCTCGTATTTTCGTTTTGGATCTGCTGGAATACAGTCGCTTTCGCTTTGTTAGAATGGAGTCACAGAAGCGCCCCTCGCCCGAATACCGTTTAATTGCTGAACGGGGGAGAGGAAGCGATGTAAGCTCTGCAATAGAAACAGAGACCGAGCAGGGAACAAGTGGGATAAAAAGCGCAGGAAGAAATGCTCGGAGCCACGGTATGGGCGTGCTTGACGTTTATATGGATCGTCTTCATATTGTCCTTCCATCCAGCTATGCTACACCGGAGGAAGAGCAGGCGATGAAACGGACAGCGAACGCCTTGGCCAGTCCGCGGACAGCGACTTGGAATCCCTATATTGGTGTCCATTATCCTGTTGTGTCTGCTCATGACATTTCGGAGGAAGAGCTGGCTGACAGTAACGTGATTTGTATCGCTTCGGGCTTGACCAGACATGAGCTGCTTCAACGATACCAGGAAGATTTGCAATTCGTATGTACGGAGGAAGGGTATACGCTGGGCGGTGATTTTATAGCAGGGGAATATTGTCTGTCATATATTCAGCCTAGTCCTTGGTCTGCACACCGACAAATGCTTGTCGTAGCGACCAATTCACCACGGATGCTAGGCAAAAACCTGTTTATGCGCAAGCTGATCATGCCCGGCTATTTTAACGGTTTGCACCCGTATTTGAATAAGGAAATTATTGTATATGACAGTAAGGGTGTGCGTGCTTTTAATTTTATATCCAATCAGCATGACACATATATCCTATAA